TACGCCAATGAATTCGCTTTCCGCTGGAACACCCGCCATCAAACCGATGGCACCCGCCTGAAAGGGTTTGGCCAGTTGATCGAAAACAAACGGCTCACCTACCGCCAGGTTTCCTGCGTTTGCTAAATATATAAGCCCGGCACGGCGTCATCGCCATTTTGGTGCGTTGACACAGCAGCGCATCGCCGTGGAAAGTTTGACCCATGAAAACTCCCGGGTTGAGCTTGCTGGCGTTGTTGCTGGCCGCGGTTCTCGTTCCATCAACGCGCGCTGCTGATACCCCTTCACCAGTTGCAGGTGTGGTTTACGATGTCCGCGCATTCGGCGCGGTGGGCGATGGAAAGACCCTTGATGGCGATGCCATAAATCGCGCCATCGCGACGGCTGCAGCTCGCGGCGGCGGGACTGTCTATTTTCCTGCCGGTACGTACCTCAGTTTTTCAATCCGGCTCCAAAGCCATATCCGCCTCTTTCTCGACCAGGGTGCGACGCTGCTTGCAGCAAACCCGGCCGAACATCCCGGCCGTTATGATTCCCCCGAGGAGAACGAATGGGACATGTATCAAGATTTTGGACACAGCCATTGGAAAAACAGCCTCATCTGGGGCATCGGCCTGGAAAACGTCTCAATCGTGGGGCCTGGCTTGATCGATGGCCAAGGACTTACAAAACGCGGACCAGGGCCTCGTCGCGCCAGCCGGCCCGGGGACATGCCGCTCGTGTTCAACACCGTCACCAACCCCGTGGAACAGGTTTACCAGGTCAATTCCACCAACACCGGCGCGCGTCCCATGCTCGACCCGACAATGGACGGCGAAGGCAATAAAGCAATCGCACTGAAGCTCTGCCGCAATGTGGTGCTGCGTGACTTTTCGGTGCTCATGGGCGGGCATTTTGTTTTGCTCGCGACGGGCGTGGACAATCTGACAATCGATAACATCAAGGTTGATACGAATCGCGACGGCTTCGACATCGACTGCTGCCGCAATGTGCGCATCTCGAATTGCACGATCAATTCGCCAAATGACGACGCCATCGTGCTGAAGAGTTCATTTGGACTGGGTTACGCGCAGGCGACGGAGAACGTGACCATTGTCAATTGCCAGGTGAGTGGTTACGACCT
This region of Verrucomicrobiia bacterium genomic DNA includes:
- a CDS encoding transposase, producing YANEFAFRWNTRHQTDGTRLKGFGQLIENKRLTYRQVSCVC
- a CDS encoding glycoside hydrolase family 28 protein yields the protein MKTPGLSLLALLLAAVLVPSTRAADTPSPVAGVVYDVRAFGAVGDGKTLDGDAINRAIATAAARGGGTVYFPAGTYLSFSIRLQSHIRLFLDQGATLLAANPAEHPGRYDSPEENEWDMYQDFGHSHWKNSLIWGIGLENVSIVGPGLIDGQGLTKRGPGPRRASRPGDMPLVFNTVTNPVEQVYQVNSTNTGARPMLDPTMDGEGNKAIALKLCRNVVLRDFSVLMGGHFVLLATGVDNLTIDNIKVDTNRDGFDIDCCRNVRISNCTINSPNDDAIVLKSSFGLGYAQATENVTIVNCQVSGYDLGTLLDGTFQRTQELAPDRDRVTGRIKFGTESNGGFRNISIANCVFDRCRGIALETVDGGVLEDVTINNITMRDVTTAPIFLRLGSRMRGPEGTPVGKLRRVQISNVIAHDVDPRYACIIAGIEGNPVEDVKLSNIRIHYRGGGTREDAERAIPQNASSYPEPSMFGVTPAYGFFMRHAKGVQLSDVDVRFMEKEERPAFVLDSVDNADFHNVKADTVNGGRKFLLKNVKNFSLRASHGLQDFSEASIHERQF